The Mustela erminea isolate mMusErm1 chromosome 6, mMusErm1.Pri, whole genome shotgun sequence genome includes a region encoding these proteins:
- the HCFC2 gene encoding host cell factor 2 isoform X5 — translation MAAPSLLNWRRVSSFTGPVPRARHGHRAVAIRELMIIFGGGNEGIADELHVYNTVTNQWFLPAVRGDIPPGCAAHGFVCDGTRILVFGGMVEYGRYSNELYELQASRWLWKKVKPHPPSSGLPPCPRLGHSFSLYGNKCYLFGGLANESEDSNNNVPRYLNDFYELELQHGSGVVGWSIPVTKGIVPSPRESHTAVIYCKKDSGSPKMYVFGGMCGARLDDLWQLDLETMSWSKPETKGTVPLPRSLHTASVIGNKMYIFGGWVPHKGENIETSPHDCEWRCTSSFSYLNLDTAEWTTLVSDSQEDKKNSRPRPRAGHCAVAIGTRLYFWSGRDGYKKALNSQVCCKDLWYLDTEKPPAPSQVQLIKATTNSFHVKWDEVPTVEGYLLQLNTDLPYQAASSDSTATPNMQGVRMDPHRQGSNSTIPNSVSDTMNSTKTEYTAMKGTSVKNRPDLKASTDSNATLHSPLATNASNHNSCVVDVLRKNEGPHTSATIGVLSSCLDLRTVIPETSVSSSVSSAQTMLMKHVHCLHLRSAV, via the exons ATGGCGGCTCCCAGCCTCCTCAACTGGAGGCGGGTTTCCTCCTTCACGGGGCCGGTCCCCCGCGCCCGGCACGGACACCGGGCCGTGGCCATCCGGGAGCTGATGATCATCTTTGGAGGGGGCAACGAGGGCATCGCGGACGAGCTGCACGTCTACAACACGG TTACAAATCAGTGGTTCCTACCAGCTGTTAGAGGAGACATCCCTCCAGGTTGCGCTGCCCATGGATTTGTCTGTGATGGTACCAGAATATTAGTATTTGGGGGAATGGTTGAATATGGAAGATACAGCAATGAGTTATACGAGTTGCAA GCAAGCCGTTGGTTATGGAAAAAAGTGAAACCTCACCCCCCTTCTTCTGGTTTACCTCCTTGTCCTCGTCTTGGACATAGCTTCTCTTTATATGGTAACAAATGCTATTTGTTTGGTGGTCTGGCAAATGAAAGTGAAGATTCAAACAATAATGTTCCCAG ATATTTGAATGATTTCTATGAGTTGGAGCTCCAGCATGGTTCTGGTGTTGTGGGTTGGAGCATTCCAGTGACTAAAGGAATTGTGCCTTCTCCAAGAGAATCCCACACAGCTGTCATATATTGCAAAAAGGATTCTGGAAGTCCTAAGATGTATGTCTTTGGTGGAATGTGTGGTGCTCGCCTGGATGATCTATGGCAACTTGACTTAG AAACTATGTCTTGGTCAAAACCAGAAACTAAAGGGACAGTGCCACTTCCACGAAGCCTTCACACAGCCAGTGTTATAGGAAACAA GATGTACATTTTCGGTGGATGGGTTCCACATAAGGGGGAGAATATTGAGACTTCACCTCATGATTGTGAATGGAGATGTACTAGTTCATTTTCTTACCTAAATCTTG ATACAGCAGAGTGGACCACCCTAGTATCAGATTctcaggaagacaaaaaaaattcaagaccaagaccaagagctggacactgtGCTGTTGCAATTGGCACTCGATTATATTTTTGGAGTGGAAGAGATGGCTACAAAAAAGCACTGAATAGTCAAGTTTGCTGCAAGGATCTTTGGTATCTTGATACTG AGAAACCGCCGGCACCATCACAAGTACAACTGATCAAGGCCACTACCAACTCTTTCCATGTCAAATGGGATGAAGTGCCCACAGTTGAGGGCTATCTTTTGCAGCTGAATACAGACTTACCCTACCAAGCTGCGTCATCAGATTCTACAGCAACACCAAATATGCAAG GAGTCAGAATGGACCCTCACAGACAAGGCAGTAATAGCACCATTCCTAACagt gtCAGTGATACAATGAACAGTACAAAAACTGAATATACAGCTATGAAAGGAACTTCTGTGAAAAATAGACCAGATCTCAAAGCATCAACTGATTCTAATGCTACTTTACATTCACCTTTGGCAACTAATGCTTCTAATCATAATAGTTGTGTCGTGGATGTGCTAAGGAAAAATGAAG GTCCTCATACTTCAGCAACTATAGGTGTTCTAAGTAGTTGCCTGGACTTAAGAACAGTAATCCCCGAAACTTCTGTATCCAGTTCTGTTTCCAGCGCACAAACTATG TTGATGAAGCATGTGCATTGCCTGCATCTAAGATCAGCCGTGTAG